In Ruminiclostridium josui JCM 17888, the genomic window ATTTTGAAACAAAAGTAATTATTAATATAAAAGAATTTCAGTCAAGTTTGGAAAGAGCTTCACTTATTTCTATGAACGATAAAAATAGTCCTGTAAAGCTCTTTATAGGCAATGATAAAATTGTAATTACTTCAAATGCGGATCTTGGAAATGTCCGTGAAGAAGTTAAAGCAGAAATAGAAGGTAATAATCTGGAAATAGGATATAATCCTGCTTTTTTAATTGATGCGTTAAAGGCAATTGATGAAGAGAGAGCGTCTGTATATTTTATTACTACAAATGCACCTTGTACTTTAAGGCCACTTATAGAAAGCAATAACGATTTTGCATATTTGATACAAGCTGTAAGAATATAAATATACAAAGAATTTTGGAGGCTTTATGGAAGACGTAGGAATTAATACTGAGTTTATTAAGCTTGATCAATTTTTAAAATGGGTTGGTGCATGTGATAATGGTGCCATGGCTAAGGGCTTTATAATCGACGGTTTTGTCAAGGTTAATGGTAACGTTGAATATCAACGTGGAAAAAAGCTCAGAAACGGTGATATTGTAGAATTCGATCAAAAACAATACAAAATAATTCAAAATAGTTAAATGAGGTAATGCATTGATTGTCAAAAGCTTGGTTTTAGAGAATTATAGAAACCATACAAATACAAGAATTGTATTTTCTGATCGTTTTAATATTATTTATGGTGATAATGGCCAAGGTAAAACAAATATCCTTGAAGCCATTTATTTATGTGCTTCCGGGCGTTCACACAGAACATCTAAGGATTCTGAATTAATAAAATTCGGTTGTAATAAATTCAGTATTACTGCTCATATTTTAAATTCTAGCAGCTTAGATAAAGATATTGAAATTGAATATTATGATAACCAAAAAAAGCAAATAAAAATAAACGAAATTCCTATAAAAAAAATCGGTGCACTTATGGGGAATCTCTATGCGGTATTGTTTTCCCCTGAAGATTTATTTATAGTGAAACAAGGACCTACTGAAAGAAGAAGGTTTGTTGATATAACCCTTAGTCAAATCAAGCCTTCCTATTTTTATAATTTGCAACAACTAACTAAGATTCTAAAACAACGAAATACACTTCTTAAAAATATCAATGCAAACCCAAAATTAATGGATACTATTGATATCTGGAATATTAGACTTGCCGAGGTTGCATCGTCAATTATTATTGCAAGAAGGACTTTTTCAAAAATGCTTTCTAGTTTGGCTGAAAGTCAACATAATTATCTTACTGATAAAAGTGAAAAAATTTCATTTGACTATAAGTGCAGCTTTCAAATTACTGAAAATAATGAAAAAGAACAGATTCAGAATCAATACATAAAAAATCTTGAAAAAAGTCTTTCACGGGATATAATTCTTGGTTATACTACAATAGGTCCACATAGAGACGATTATGATATTCTAGTGAATGGTAAAAGTCTTAAGTTATATGGCTCACAAGGTCAGCAAAGGTCAGCAGTTTTATCGTTAAAAATTGCTGAGATTGAATTAGTAAAAAAAGAGACAAATCAGTATCCAGTTTTGCTTTTAGATGATGTAATGTCTGAATTAGATAACAATAGGCAAAAATATCTTATGGAAAGCATAAAAGAAGTACAGACTTTTATTACATGTACAAGTATAGAACATTTTGATAATTTATTATCCGGCAAAAGTAATTTTTATAAAGTTGTCGGAGGAAATATTCAGAATAGTTTATAAATTTGCAATAAATAAGTTAATAATGTAAAATTGGGTTTAGAGATTTATGGAGGATTTAAAGTATGTTTTTGCATATAGGCGGAGATGTTGTTATTCCTATAAAAAATGTAATAGCTATTATGGATATAGATACGACTACTATTTCTAAAGATACAAGAGAATTTCTTAAAGTAGCTGAAGAAGAAGGTTTTGTAATGAGTATATCTGAGGATTTACCAAAATCATTTATTATTACTGAAACTGATAAAAAAAGTAAGATTTATTTATCTCCAATATCATCAGTTACATTGCAGAAAAGATCAAAATATATAACTGAAATTTCAAATATTTAATTGAATGTTGAAAGGAAGTATACAAGATACTATGAATGATTTTAACAATGCTTCATCTTATGATGAGAGTCAGATTCAGGTACTGGAAGGGTTGGAAGCTGTACGTAAGAGACCTGGAATGTATATAGGAAGTACCTCAAGTAGAGGATTACATCATTTAGTTTATGAAATAGTTGCGAATAGTGTTGATGAAGCACTTGCCGGAAGGTGTGATACAATTGAAGTAATTGTTCACAAAGATAATTCTATTACTGTAACTGATAACGGAAGTGGTATTCCTGTTGGAATTCACCCTAAAATGGGTATTCCAACCCTTGAAGTAGTACATACAATACTTCATGCTGGTGGGAAATTTGGAAGTGGGGCATATAGTGTTTCAGGAGGACTTCATGGAGTTGGAGCCTCTGTTGTTAATGCGTTATCTGAGTGGATGGAGGTCGAAGTAAAAAGAGAAGGGCATATTTATAGACAGAAATATACCCGTGGAAAACCTATTACATCTGTTGAAATTGTGGGAGAAACAGAAGAAAGCGGAACTATATCTACCTTTAAGCCTGATCCTGAAATATTTGAAGATGTTGTTTTTGATTTTGATGTTATGATAACTAGATATAGAGAAATGGCATTTTTAAATAAGGGTATCAAGATTAAACTTATTGACGAACGTCCTGAAGAAAAAATTGAAAAGAATCTGCATTATGAAGGTGGAATTATTTCTTTTGTTGAGTATCTGAATAAATCAAAAGAACCTTTGCATAATGAAGTTATTTATTTTGAAGGATTCAGAGATGCAAATATAGTTGAAGTAGCAATGCAGTATAATGATAATTATAATGAAACCGTTTTTAGTTATGCAAATAATATTGCAACAACTGAGGGTGGAACCCATTTAACTGGATTTAGGACCGCTATTACAAAAGTATTGAATGATTATGCAAGAAAGTTTAATATTTTAAAAGAAAATGATAAAAATCTATCTGGTGAAGATGTAAGAGAAGGATTAACAGCTGTAATTAGTGTTAAACTTCCTGAACCTCAGTTTGAAGGACAAACAAAAACAAAACTAGGAAATAGTGAAATTAGGACTCTAGTAGAAAATGTAGTCAGTGATAAATTAATGATATTCCTAGAAGAAAATCCTTCTGTTGCAAAGACAATTTTGGATAAGTCATTGACAGCAGCTAGAGCAAGAGAAGCCGCAAGAAAAGCAAGAGAATTAACCAGAAGAAAAAGTGCAATGGATTCAAGTACATTGCCGGGAAAACTGGCGGATTGTTCTGAAAAGGATCCTACAAAAACTGAAATATTTATTGTTGAGGGTGATTCTGCCGGTGGATCTGCAAAACAGGGAAGAGATAGAAGAATACAGGCAATACTTCCTTTGTGGGGCAAAATGCTTAATGTTGAAAAGTCAAGATTGGACAAGGTTTTTGATAATGAAAAATTATCACCTGTAATTATTGCTCTTGGTGCTGGTATAGGAGATGACTTTGATACATCCAAATTGAGATATGATAAAATAATAATTATGGCTGATGCAGATGTTGATGGTTCTCATATAAGAATGTTATTACTTACATTTTTCTTTAGATATATGAGACCATTAGTTGAACAAGGACATGTATATATTGCCATGCCTCCTTTGTTTAAAGTTTATAAGGGAAAAGAAGAATATTACGCATATGATGAAAGACAGGTAAATAAGATTTTTGAGGAACGCGGATGGAGAAAAGAGGATCCAAACGTTAATATACAGAGATTCAAAGGTCTTGGAGAAATGAATCCTGAGCAATTATGGGAAACTACTATGAACCCAGAAACACGTACAATTATAAAGGTTGATGTACAAGATGCTATATCAGCGGATGAAGTATTCAGTATGTTCATGGGAGAAAAGGTTGAACCAAGAAAAGAATATATTCATATGCATGCAAAGGATGTAACTAATTTGGATATATAATAAAAGTTTTACTATAAGAAGAGCTGTTGTTTATTGAATAAATTTATTCAGTGGCAACGGTTCTTTTTTTATAATGTAATTTGCATGATTTTATAATAAATTATAGCTTATTATATATTGACTAAATGTTTCACGTGAAACAAAAAAATATTATATCCATAAAAAATGTAAAATGTTTCACGTGAAACATTTTACATTTTAATTATATTCTTTGTAATATCATATGCCATGTGATATAATTTTCAATTAGAGAGTAAAAGGACACCTATTAAGGTGTTTTGTTAATTATATGGTAAATAAGGCTCAATAAGGAGTGAGGTATTTTTGGCAAAAATAATAGCCATTGCTAACCAAAAGGGTGGAGTAGGGAAAACGACAACTGCTGTAAATTTAAGTTCATGCCTGGCATACAAAGGCAAAAAAGTTTTAGTTATTGATATAGACCCTCAAGGAAATACAACTAGTGGACTTGGAGTGGATAAAAAAAATATAAAAAATTCGGTTTATGATGTTATTATTAATGATGAACCAATTGAAAACACGCTATTGCAGACATGCGTTGATAATCTAATAATATGTCCTTCAAATATACAACTTGCAGGAGCAGAAGTTGAATTAGTATCAATGATTTCAAGAGAAAACAGGCTAAAATCAGCATTGTATTACATACGAAAAGAATTTGATTTTATAATAATTGATTGTCCTCCTTCCCTGGGACTGCTTACTTTAAATTCCCTCACTGCTTCCGATACAATTCTTGTTCCAATACAATGTGAATATTATGCATTGGAAGGCTTAAGTCAACTAATGAATACTGTAAAACTTGTACAGAAACATTTGAATCCCCAGCTTGAAGTTGAGGGTGTTGTTCTGACAATGTTTGACGCACGTACTAATTTGTCAATACAAGTTGTAGAAGAAGTCAAAAAATATTTTAGCAACAAGGTGTACAGAACTATAATTCCAAGAAACGTTAGACTAAGTGAAGCACCAAGTTATGGTCTTCCAATAATTTTGTATGATGCAAAATCAAAGGGTGCCGAGTGTTACATAGATTTGGCGGAAGAAGTTATTGAGTATGCTGAAGAGGTGGTATAAAACTTATGATAAAAAAAGGTCTGGGTAAGGGACTTGGGGCATTAATCTCCAATGAGGCTTTAGAAGAAGATTCGGGCATATTACAAGTACGAATAAATGAATTGGAGCCTAATATTGGACAGCCACGTAAAAATTTTGATGATGAAAAGTTAATACAACTTGCTGAATCTATTAAACAACATGGAATAATTCAACCGATAATTGTAAAAAAAGAAGATAGTACATATACAATTATTGCAGGTGAAAGAAGGTGGAGAGCTGCCAAATTAGCAGGTTTGTCTGAGGTACCGGTAATTGTTAAGAATTTTTCCAATAAACAGACTATGGAAGTTGCACTTATTGAAAATCTTCAAAGGGAAGATTTAAATCCAATTGAAGAAGCAGAAGCTTTTCTTCATTTAATGGATGAGTATAATTTGACTCAAGAGCAAATTGCTGCGACTATTGGAAAGAGCAGGCCGGCTATAGCAAATTCTTTGAGGTTGCTTGGATTATCAAATGAAGTAAGAAAATATATTATTAGCGGTGAGCTAACCAGTGGCCATGCAAGAACATTAGTAATTCTTCAAGATAAAGAATTGCAGAAGAAAGCTGCCGAATTTATAATTGAAAATAAATTAAGCGTGAGAGAAACAGAAAATTACGTAAAGAAACTCTGTAAAGGAGATAATAAAGGTAGAAAAAAAACAGAAGTAAGCAGCCCTGAATTGATTGAAGTAGAAAATAGACTAAAAAATATACTGGGTACAAAAGTAAAACTACAATCAAAAAATAATAAAGGTAAAATTACAATAGAATACTATTCTAATGATGAATTAGAAAGACTGTTAGATTTTTTTTACAAGGCTTAAAAAGTGAGCTTTTAAAATCGATTTTAAGGCGTTTTTTAAAGGTAAGGAAGGATATTATATTCCTTAAACAGAAAAATGCTTTAAACAAAAAATAAAGCTGTAAATCATAAATTTTAATGATAATTGATTACATGGAGTGGGAATTTACGAGGGAGCATGTTAAGATGAGTGATTTTTTGACAAATATATTAAATATGCAATTTGAGATATTAGTGCTTTTTGGAATTTGTTTTATTTTTATAATAATTAATTGTTTTATGCTCATAGCGAATATAAAGAAGACAAATAATCTTAAAATTAAATATAAAAAGTTTATGAATGGGTTAAGCGATAGAAATATTGAAGAACTTTTGGAAACATGTTTAAATACTACAAATTCTGTAAGTAGCAAAAATAAAGAAATTGAACTCAAGATTAATAACATAGAAAGAAGATTGCTTCAATGTATACAAAAGGTGGGAATAGTGAGATTTAATGCTTTTGAT contains:
- a CDS encoding RNA-binding S4 domain-containing protein; translation: MEDVGINTEFIKLDQFLKWVGACDNGAMAKGFIIDGFVKVNGNVEYQRGKKLRNGDIVEFDQKQYKIIQNS
- the recF gene encoding DNA replication/repair protein RecF (All proteins in this family for which functions are known are DNA-binding proteins that assist the filamentation of RecA onto DNA for the initiation of recombination or recombinational repair.), with amino-acid sequence MIVKSLVLENYRNHTNTRIVFSDRFNIIYGDNGQGKTNILEAIYLCASGRSHRTSKDSELIKFGCNKFSITAHILNSSSLDKDIEIEYYDNQKKQIKINEIPIKKIGALMGNLYAVLFSPEDLFIVKQGPTERRRFVDITLSQIKPSYFYNLQQLTKILKQRNTLLKNINANPKLMDTIDIWNIRLAEVASSIIIARRTFSKMLSSLAESQHNYLTDKSEKISFDYKCSFQITENNEKEQIQNQYIKNLEKSLSRDIILGYTTIGPHRDDYDILVNGKSLKLYGSQGQQRSAVLSLKIAEIELVKKETNQYPVLLLDDVMSELDNNRQKYLMESIKEVQTFITCTSIEHFDNLLSGKSNFYKVVGGNIQNSL
- the remB gene encoding extracellular matrix regulator RemB, translating into MFLHIGGDVVIPIKNVIAIMDIDTTTISKDTREFLKVAEEEGFVMSISEDLPKSFIITETDKKSKIYLSPISSVTLQKRSKYITEISNI
- the gyrB gene encoding DNA topoisomerase (ATP-hydrolyzing) subunit B, with protein sequence MNDFNNASSYDESQIQVLEGLEAVRKRPGMYIGSTSSRGLHHLVYEIVANSVDEALAGRCDTIEVIVHKDNSITVTDNGSGIPVGIHPKMGIPTLEVVHTILHAGGKFGSGAYSVSGGLHGVGASVVNALSEWMEVEVKREGHIYRQKYTRGKPITSVEIVGETEESGTISTFKPDPEIFEDVVFDFDVMITRYREMAFLNKGIKIKLIDERPEEKIEKNLHYEGGIISFVEYLNKSKEPLHNEVIYFEGFRDANIVEVAMQYNDNYNETVFSYANNIATTEGGTHLTGFRTAITKVLNDYARKFNILKENDKNLSGEDVREGLTAVISVKLPEPQFEGQTKTKLGNSEIRTLVENVVSDKLMIFLEENPSVAKTILDKSLTAARAREAARKARELTRRKSAMDSSTLPGKLADCSEKDPTKTEIFIVEGDSAGGSAKQGRDRRIQAILPLWGKMLNVEKSRLDKVFDNEKLSPVIIALGAGIGDDFDTSKLRYDKIIIMADADVDGSHIRMLLLTFFFRYMRPLVEQGHVYIAMPPLFKVYKGKEEYYAYDERQVNKIFEERGWRKEDPNVNIQRFKGLGEMNPEQLWETTMNPETRTIIKVDVQDAISADEVFSMFMGEKVEPRKEYIHMHAKDVTNLDI
- a CDS encoding ParA family protein: MAKIIAIANQKGGVGKTTTAVNLSSCLAYKGKKVLVIDIDPQGNTTSGLGVDKKNIKNSVYDVIINDEPIENTLLQTCVDNLIICPSNIQLAGAEVELVSMISRENRLKSALYYIRKEFDFIIIDCPPSLGLLTLNSLTASDTILVPIQCEYYALEGLSQLMNTVKLVQKHLNPQLEVEGVVLTMFDARTNLSIQVVEEVKKYFSNKVYRTIIPRNVRLSEAPSYGLPIILYDAKSKGAECYIDLAEEVIEYAEEVV
- a CDS encoding ParB/RepB/Spo0J family partition protein; protein product: MIKKGLGKGLGALISNEALEEDSGILQVRINELEPNIGQPRKNFDDEKLIQLAESIKQHGIIQPIIVKKEDSTYTIIAGERRWRAAKLAGLSEVPVIVKNFSNKQTMEVALIENLQREDLNPIEEAEAFLHLMDEYNLTQEQIAATIGKSRPAIANSLRLLGLSNEVRKYIISGELTSGHARTLVILQDKELQKKAAEFIIENKLSVRETENYVKKLCKGDNKGRKKTEVSSPELIEVENRLKNILGTKVKLQSKNNKGKITIEYYSNDELERLLDFFYKA
- a CDS encoding DUF4446 family protein — encoded protein: MSDFLTNILNMQFEILVLFGICFIFIIINCFMLIANIKKTNNLKIKYKKFMNGLSDRNIEELLETCLNTTNSVSSKNKEIELKINNIERRLLQCIQKVGIVRFNAFDNVGSDLSFAVALLDNNDSGVVISGIYARESSSTYSKPVVSGKSKYTLSAEEIQAIDIAKKTSIERSYVD